In Panicum virgatum strain AP13 chromosome 4N, P.virgatum_v5, whole genome shotgun sequence, a single window of DNA contains:
- the LOC120671041 gene encoding E3 ubiquitin-protein ligase CCNB1IP1 homolog isoform X2 encodes MKCNACWRELEGQAITTTCGHLLCTEDAKKILSNDGACPICDQVLSKSHMKPVDVDPNDDWTNMAMAGISPQILMKSAYRSVMFYIGQKELEMQYKMNHVVGQCRQKIELMQGKFTEKLEELHAAYQKMGKRCQLMEQEIENLTKDKQELQEKFAEKSRQKRKLDEMYDKLRTEYDSVKRSAIQPANNLFPRAQQDLFAGMPNMMDNSNPLRQGLVFTPDTPGRREEMWAPAPRQRHSNPDTFEVSGGSPHMGAPPVDARPRRPAGPVFGAGTNNPSAALRNMLISPVKRPQQSRNRPLMFT; translated from the exons CCATAACTACCACCTGTGGTCATCTTTTAT GTACTGAGGATGCGAAGAAAATATTGAGTAATGATGGTGCATGTCCAATATGCGATCAAGTTCTGTCGAAAAG CCATATGAAGCCAGTGGATGTAGATCCGAATGATGATTGGACAAAT ATGGCAATGGCTGGGATTTCCCCACAAATAC TCATGAAAAGTGCATACAGAAGTGTCATGTTTTACATTGGACAAAAGGAACTGGAGATGCAGTACAAGATGAACCATGTTGTTGGTCAGTGCAGACAGAAGATTGAACTTATGCAGGGAAAGTTTACAGAGAAGCTAGAAGAACTGCACGCTGCATACCAAAAGATGGGTAAAAGGTGCCAGTTGATGGAACAGGAAATTGAAAACCTCACCAAGGATAAGCAAGAGCTTCAGGAGAAATTTGCAGAGAAATCCAG GCAGAAGAGGAAGCTCGATGAGATGTATGATAAACTAAGGACTGAGTATGACTCTGTGAAACGTTCGGCCATCCAGCCTGCCAATAACCTCTTCCCAAGGGCTCAGCAAGACTTGTTTGCAGGCATGCCAAATATGATGGATAACAGTAATCCTCTCAGGCAAG GATTGGTTTTTACCCCTGACACTCCAGGGCGGAGAGAGGAGATGTGGGCTCCCGCACCACGGCAGCGGCACTCTAACCCTGATACATTTGAAGTTTCTGGGGGATCTCCTCACATGGGAGCTCCTCCTGTGGATGCTAGACCCCGCAGACCAGCTGGACCTGTCTTTGGAGCTGGCACGAACAATCCTTCTGCAGCCTTGCGGAATATGCTGATCTCACCGGTGAAGCGCCCTCAGCAGTCTCGAAACCGTCCACTCATGTTCACGTAA
- the LOC120671041 gene encoding E3 ubiquitin-protein ligase CCNB1IP1 homolog isoform X3 translates to MKCNACWRELEGQAITTTCGHLLCTEDAKKILSNDGACPICDQVLSKSHMKPVDVDPNDDWTNMAMAGISPQILMKSAYRSVMFYIGQKELEMQYKMNHVVGQCRQKIELMQGKFTEKLEELHAAYQKMGKRCQLMEQEIENLTKDKQELQEKFAEKSRQKRKLDEMYDKLRTEYDSVKRSAIQPANNLFPRAQQDLFAGMPNMMDNSNPLRQGRREEMWAPAPRQRHSNPDTFEVSGGSPHMGAPPVDARPRRPAGPVFGAGTNNPSAALRNMLISPVKRPQQSRNRPLMFT, encoded by the exons CCATAACTACCACCTGTGGTCATCTTTTAT GTACTGAGGATGCGAAGAAAATATTGAGTAATGATGGTGCATGTCCAATATGCGATCAAGTTCTGTCGAAAAG CCATATGAAGCCAGTGGATGTAGATCCGAATGATGATTGGACAAAT ATGGCAATGGCTGGGATTTCCCCACAAATAC TCATGAAAAGTGCATACAGAAGTGTCATGTTTTACATTGGACAAAAGGAACTGGAGATGCAGTACAAGATGAACCATGTTGTTGGTCAGTGCAGACAGAAGATTGAACTTATGCAGGGAAAGTTTACAGAGAAGCTAGAAGAACTGCACGCTGCATACCAAAAGATGGGTAAAAGGTGCCAGTTGATGGAACAGGAAATTGAAAACCTCACCAAGGATAAGCAAGAGCTTCAGGAGAAATTTGCAGAGAAATCCAG GCAGAAGAGGAAGCTCGATGAGATGTATGATAAACTAAGGACTGAGTATGACTCTGTGAAACGTTCGGCCATCCAGCCTGCCAATAACCTCTTCCCAAGGGCTCAGCAAGACTTGTTTGCAGGCATGCCAAATATGATGGATAACAGTAATCCTCTCAGGCAAG GGCGGAGAGAGGAGATGTGGGCTCCCGCACCACGGCAGCGGCACTCTAACCCTGATACATTTGAAGTTTCTGGGGGATCTCCTCACATGGGAGCTCCTCCTGTGGATGCTAGACCCCGCAGACCAGCTGGACCTGTCTTTGGAGCTGGCACGAACAATCCTTCTGCAGCCTTGCGGAATATGCTGATCTCACCGGTGAAGCGCCCTCAGCAGTCTCGAAACCGTCCACTCATGTTCACGTAA
- the LOC120671041 gene encoding E3 ubiquitin-protein ligase CCNB1IP1 homolog isoform X1, whose protein sequence is MKCNACWRELEGQAITTTCGHLLCTEDAKKILSNDGACPICDQVLSKSHMKPVDVDPNDDWTNMAMAGISPQILMKSAYRSVMFYIGQKELEMQYKMNHVVGQCRQKIELMQGKFTEKLEELHAAYQKMGKRCQLMEQEIENLTKDKQELQEKFAEKSRQKRKLDEMYDKLRTEYDSVKRSAIQPANNLFPRAQQDLFAGMPNMMDNSNPLRQGLVFTPDTPGRREEMWAPAPRQRHSNPDTFEVSGGSPHMGAPPVDARPRRPAGPVFGAGTNNPSAALRNMLISPVKRPQQSRNRPLMFTL, encoded by the exons CCATAACTACCACCTGTGGTCATCTTTTAT GTACTGAGGATGCGAAGAAAATATTGAGTAATGATGGTGCATGTCCAATATGCGATCAAGTTCTGTCGAAAAG CCATATGAAGCCAGTGGATGTAGATCCGAATGATGATTGGACAAAT ATGGCAATGGCTGGGATTTCCCCACAAATAC TCATGAAAAGTGCATACAGAAGTGTCATGTTTTACATTGGACAAAAGGAACTGGAGATGCAGTACAAGATGAACCATGTTGTTGGTCAGTGCAGACAGAAGATTGAACTTATGCAGGGAAAGTTTACAGAGAAGCTAGAAGAACTGCACGCTGCATACCAAAAGATGGGTAAAAGGTGCCAGTTGATGGAACAGGAAATTGAAAACCTCACCAAGGATAAGCAAGAGCTTCAGGAGAAATTTGCAGAGAAATCCAG GCAGAAGAGGAAGCTCGATGAGATGTATGATAAACTAAGGACTGAGTATGACTCTGTGAAACGTTCGGCCATCCAGCCTGCCAATAACCTCTTCCCAAGGGCTCAGCAAGACTTGTTTGCAGGCATGCCAAATATGATGGATAACAGTAATCCTCTCAGGCAAG GATTGGTTTTTACCCCTGACACTCCAGGGCGGAGAGAGGAGATGTGGGCTCCCGCACCACGGCAGCGGCACTCTAACCCTGATACATTTGAAGTTTCTGGGGGATCTCCTCACATGGGAGCTCCTCCTGTGGATGCTAGACCCCGCAGACCAGCTGGACCTGTCTTTGGAGCTGGCACGAACAATCCTTCTGCAGCCTTGCGGAATATGCTGATCTCACCGGTGAAGCGCCCTCAGCAGTCTCGAAACCGTCCACTCATGTTCAC GCTGTAG
- the LOC120670870 gene encoding heat stress transcription factor C-2b-like, producing the protein MAAGGGAAAPFVWKTYMMVEDPGTDGVIGWGRGNNSFVVADPFVFSQTLLPAHFKHNNFSSFVRQLNTYGFRKVDPDRWEFAHASFLRGQTHPLRNIVRRGSSAAGGGGGKRKDAGSAEPSADDMAMVATEVVRLKQEQRAIDDRVASMWRRVQETERRPKQMLAFLLKVVGDRDRLHRLVGDAAAPDAPSGEAAAAAEGGEKRARLLLDGDGGIGSFGPDAVDFAGFYSGGGALGDVAVDAPGGGSFAFGVDKGY; encoded by the exons atggcggcgggcggcggcgcggcggcgccgttcgTGTGGAAGACGTACATGATGGTGGAGGATCCAGGGACGGACGGGGTCATCGGCTGGGGCCGGGGGAACAACAGCTTCGTCGTCGCCGACCCCTTCGTCTTCTCGCAGACGCTGCTGCCCGCGCACTTCAAGCACAACAACTTCTCCAGCTTCGTGCGCCAGCTCAACACCTAT GGCTTCCGCAAGGTTGATCCGGACCGGTGGGAGTTCGCGCACGCGTCGTTCCTGCGCGGCCAGACGCACCCCCTGCGCAACATCGTCcgccgcggcagcagcgccgcgggaggaggcggcggcaagAGGAAGGACGCCGGCTCCGCGGAGCCCTCCGCGGACGACATGGCCATGGTGGCCACGGAGGTGGTGCGCCTCAAGCAGGAGCAGCGCGCCATCGACGACCGGGTGGCCTCCATGTGGCGCCGCGTGCAGGAGACCGAGCGCCGGCCCAAGCAGATGCTCGCCTTCCTCCTCAAGGTCGTCGGCGACCGCGACAGGCTGCACCGCCTcgtcggcgacgccgccgcgccggacgccccctccggcgaggcggccgccgccgcggagggcggcgagaAGCGGGCCAGGCTGCtgctcgacggcgacggcggcatcgGGTCCTTCGGCCCTGACGCCGTCGACTTCGCCGGGTtctacagcggcggcggcgcgctcggcgacgtcgccgtggatgcccccggcggcggctcgtTCGCGTTCGGCGTCGACAAGGGGTACTGA
- the LOC120670856 gene encoding loricrin-like, with protein sequence MMSGKALLVAVLLVGVASRCSGSRGLQGDHIAEQKYGGGGYGGGGGGYGGGGGGGGYGGGGGGGGYGGGGGGGYTPGYSGTGTCDYWKSHPDAIISCIGSLGSILGSFGDVCSAFFGSKLQTLQDALCNTRTDCYGDLLREGAAAYLNSVAAQKYAYTTQQVKDCIAVALTSEAAAAAQAAMFKKANYACHY encoded by the exons ATGATGAGCGGCAAGGCTCTCCTTGTCGCCGTGCTCTTGGTGGGCGTCGCCTCCCGGTGCTCCGGCAGCAGGGGCCTGCAGGGGGATCACATCGCTGAGCAGAAGT acggtggcggtggctacggtggcggcggcggcggatacggaggcggaggtggtggcggcgggtacggaggcggaggtggtggcggtgggtacggaggcggcggcggcggcggctacacgCCCGGCTACTCCGGCACCGGAACCTGCGA CTACTGGAAGAGCCACCCGGACGCGATCATCTCGTGCATCGGGTCGCTGGGCAGCATCCTGGGGTCCTTTGGCGACGTGTGCAGCGCCTTCTTCGGGAGCAAGCTGCAGACGCTGCAGGACGCTCTGTGCAACACCCGCACCGACTGCTACGGCGACCTCCTCcgcgagggcgccgccgcctaccTCAACTCCGTCGCCGCCCAGAAGTACGCCTACACCACGCAGCAGGTCAAGGACTGCATCGCCGTCGCGCTCAcctccgaggccgccgccgccgcgcaggccgccatGTTCAAGAAGGCCAACTACGCCTGCCACTACTGA